The Triplophysa dalaica isolate WHDGS20190420 chromosome 5, ASM1584641v1, whole genome shotgun sequence genome window below encodes:
- the LOC130420421 gene encoding uncharacterized protein LOC130420421: MAPSPEANRLENVESGRAKPKEQVLAEASSFVSSNGGDPSDQFLVLAHCKLQFGKYQGQRFRWLLENSLGYAVYLVLSISNETANTTPLSQNKQLFLQYTSHIREMAEEVEKYERKQEMQAEARAVGDQGCLMVEFGDFQGRSMKDVYEDQSKEAKALIRYLVKADARPNTNMAIFKSYVVKRQASAVGSSVRQPTPPSATSSASAQPPAASTASASPLKALQTGVSQTASVKALLARGKHLSPSQLARKLLSPVKSYPLLKVPLPPPAPELPAKHLAQRQLFVTDTSVPAAEDDAELMFAASQCEAQLTTEACAGPSPSAETARTPDLPHHQPSAELPSHWKDHLPPFQHEWIRNTLFVANLRTGKPELVCQLKLWWHPPQPPLIHTQPPASPDLFFYCGKHRLTAAGLYRTVRKVLDRWYDLATEYLECKGCKKKYPAWSEDILGLLDMGHRSQFPALLTYRYSCDNRVLRMMRERTLGNSVTQLYKKLMEQHSEAWTQRVLQYLTACEPFTTSSLVQPPVFAEPPLFPALPKPKWLLAVYARDVLGRMHEVTKKLAGAASGTAAWCTNVGNEHGQVLVSVLTAAEGHGLDSMAAGLMKRYREAGEAAPKVMYVDRDCCSQHGQSWVKVMFSEWDELEVRLDIWHFMRRFAAGVTTEAHPLYGIFMARLSTCIFQWDPEDVAALQRAKERVGTALPEEDQGCGGDHQIDWSTDRSV; this comes from the exons ATGGCGCCATCGCCAGAGGCGAATCGCCTTGAAAATGTTGAGTCTGGAAGGGCTAAACCGAAGGAGCAGGTGCTGGCAGAGGCCAGTTCTTTTGTCAGCTCAAATGGTGGAGACCCCAGTGACCAGTTTTTAGTACTGGCTCACTGCAAACTTCAGTTTGGGAAGTACCAGGGTCAGAGATTCAGATGGCTCCTGGAAAACTCGCTGGGGTACGCAGTTTATTTGGTACTCAGCATTTCCAATGAGACGGCGAACACAACCCCcctgtcacaaaataaacaactgtTCCTACAGTACACCTCTCATATTAGAGAGATGGCAGAAGAAGTGGAGAAGTACGAGAGGAAGCAAGAAATGCAAGCTGAAGCCCGGGCAGTTGGAGACCAGGGCTGCTTGATGGTGGAGTTTGGTGACTTCCAGGGCCGGTCCATGAAGGATGTTTATGAGGACCAGAGCAAGGAGGCCAAAGCCCTCATCAGATACCTGGTTAAGGCAGATGCCAGGCCCAACACAAACATGGCCATTTTCAAAAGCTATGTAGTGAAAAGACAGGCTTCTGCTGTGGGCAGCAGTGTACGTCAGCCTACACCTCCATCTGCAACATCCAGTGCTTCTGCACAACCACCCGCAGCCTCCACTGCGTCTGCATCTCCGCTAAAAGCACTCCAAACTGGTGTATCGCAGACTGCCAGTGTGAAAGCGCTGTTGGCACGTGGGAAACATTTGTCTCCTTCACAGCTCGCCAGAAAACTCCTTTCACCAGTTAAATCCT ATCCATTACTGAAGGTCCCTTTACCTCCTCCAGCACCAGAACTCCCTGCCAAACATTTGGCCCAAAGGCAGCTTTTCGTAACTG ACACTTCCGTTCCCGCTGCTGAAGATGATGCGGAGCTGATGTTTGCTGCATCACAATGTGAAGCACAACTAACTACAG AGGCCTGTGCCGGTCCGTCTCCATCAGCCGAAACAGCAAGAACACCAGATCTTCCACATCATCAGCCATCGGCTGAGCTTCCAAGCCACTGGAAAGATCATCTTCCACCTTTCCAGCATGAGTGGATCCGGAACACACTATTCGTGGCCAACCTGCGAACCGGCAAGCCAGAACTAGTGTGCCAGCTGAAGCTTTGGTGGCATCCTCCTCAGCCCCCTTTAATTCACACTCAGCCACCCGCCTCACCTGACCTCTTCTTCT ACTGTGGTAAGCACAGACTGACAGCGGCAGGACTCTACCGTACTGTGCGCAAGGTCTTAGACAGGTGGTATGACCTTGCCACTGAGTATCTGGAGTGCAAAGGCTGCAAAAAGAAGTATCCCGCCTGGTCTGAGGACATCTTAGGACTGCTGGATATGGGCCACCGCAGTCAGTTTCCAGCTTTGCTGACATACAG ATACTCATGTGACAACAGGGTGCTGAGGATGATGAGGGAGAGGACACTGGGCAACAGTGTGACTCAGCTTTACAAGAAGCTGATGGAACAACACAGTGAGGCATGGACACAGCGTGTCCTGCAGTACCTTACTGCCTGTGAACCATTCACAACGTCCTCCCTTGTGCAGCCTCCTGTGTTTGCTGAGCCTCCTCTCTTCCCTGCCCTACCTAAACCTAAGTGGCTGTTAGCTGTGTACGCCAGGGATGTTCTGGGGCGAATGCACGAG gTCACAAAGAAACTTGCCGGTGCTGCTTCAGGAACAGCTGCCTGGTGCACAAATGTTGGGAATGAGCATGGTCAAGTCCTTGTATCTGTTCTGACAGCCGCCGAGGGACATGGACTGGACTCCATGGCAGCTGGCCTCATGAAACGCTACCGGGAGGCAGGAGAGGCTGCCCCAAAAGTGATGTACGTGGACAGAGATTGCTGCAGTCAGCACGGCCAGTCTTGGGTGAAGGTCATGTTTTCAGAGTGGGATGAGCTTGAAGTGCGCCTCGACATCTGGCATTTCATGCGGCGATTTGCTGCAGGTGTCACTACAGAGGCTCATCCGCTTTACGGCATCTTCATGGCACGTCTATCCACGTGCATCTTTCAGTGGGATCCAGAGGATGTGGCTGCTCTTCAGCGTGCAAAG GAGAGAGTTGGCACTGCACTGCCGGAGGAGGACCAGGGGTGTGGAGGAGACCACCAGATTGATTGGAGCACTGATCGATCTGTTTGA